One Pontibacillus yanchengensis DNA window includes the following coding sequences:
- the rpmF gene encoding 50S ribosomal protein L32: MAVPKRRTSKKVKNQRRTHKKLHLPGMVECQNCGEYTKPHHVCKSCGQYNGKQVVEQ; this comes from the coding sequence ATGGCAGTACCAAAAAGAAGAACGTCTAAAAAGGTGAAAAACCAACGTCGTACTCACAAGAAACTACACTTACCAGGCATGGTAGAGTGCCAAAACTGCGGTGAATACACTAAGCCACACCATGTTTGCAAATCTTGTGGACAGTACAATGGTAAACAAGTGGTTGAACAATAA
- a CDS encoding YceD family protein, whose translation MKFPLQKLNAATDAEPLQFENDVDISELEQMNNDIRSIPPVHVKGSAVTRGEEITFTFTVAGSMTLPCARTLTDVDYPFSFEVSEVFSLSRYHQEGEEEIHEIDGEILDLTPYIKENVILEVPLQVFADEKVLDNAPEEGQGWQLVTEQKQEEKVDPRLAKLQNLLNEENE comes from the coding sequence ATGAAATTTCCTTTACAAAAATTGAATGCTGCTACAGATGCAGAGCCCCTTCAATTTGAAAATGATGTTGATATTTCAGAGCTTGAGCAAATGAACAACGATATTCGTTCCATCCCACCTGTTCATGTAAAAGGAAGTGCAGTAACACGTGGTGAAGAGATTACATTTACCTTCACGGTTGCTGGATCGATGACATTACCATGTGCACGTACGTTAACAGATGTGGATTACCCATTTTCCTTTGAAGTAAGCGAAGTCTTTTCTCTTTCTCGTTATCATCAAGAAGGTGAAGAGGAGATCCATGAAATTGATGGAGAAATCCTTGACTTAACGCCATATATAAAGGAAAATGTAATATTGGAAGTTCCTTTGCAAGTATTTGCTGATGAAAAGGTGTTAGATAACGCACCTGAAGAAGGACAGGGCTGGCAACTGGTTACGGAGCAAAAGCAGGAAGAGAAAGTTGATCCGCGCCTTGCAAAGCTTCAGAACTTATTAAACGAAGAGAATGAGTAA
- a CDS encoding nucleotidyltransferase yields MKASGLIVEYNPFHYGHLYHLEQARLASEADCMIAVMSGDFLQRGEPAIIDKWHRAEIALRAGVDLVIELPYVYAVENSDLFAKGAVLTLDAMNIDSICFGSEIGDIKPFLQAYETLSTQTEQYNHILKEYLQEGNAFPQASRKAYEHIGLTTGAIDLSQPNNILGFSYVKTILDHKLNILPLTVQRKQSGYHDETINHKIASATSIRKSILQHNGLSEESRKSLPPESIEILQRYHDLTGTWHEWELYFPFIQYKINTMSFEDLKAIHGVEEGLEYRIKKTINSATTFEEWMKLLKSKRYTWTRLQRMISHLLTNTKKQEVENITKINQPPYVRILGMTETGKSYLHHIKSKIDVPLINQPQRGNHIYLDIEEKSIDSYYSVLHPNLKRNFRNREFKPPILPYHLDL; encoded by the coding sequence ATGAAAGCAAGTGGGCTGATTGTTGAATATAACCCTTTCCATTATGGCCACCTCTATCATCTAGAACAAGCAAGACTGGCTTCAGAAGCCGATTGCATGATAGCTGTTATGAGCGGTGACTTTTTACAACGTGGTGAGCCGGCCATAATCGATAAGTGGCACCGTGCTGAAATTGCACTAAGAGCAGGTGTGGACCTAGTTATTGAATTACCCTACGTATATGCAGTAGAGAATAGTGACTTATTTGCTAAAGGTGCAGTACTTACCTTAGATGCCATGAATATAGATTCGATTTGCTTCGGAAGTGAAATAGGAGATATAAAGCCATTTTTACAAGCCTATGAAACACTCTCTACTCAAACAGAGCAGTACAATCACATTTTAAAAGAATACTTACAAGAAGGGAATGCTTTTCCACAAGCTAGTCGAAAAGCCTATGAACATATTGGGCTAACTACTGGCGCTATTGACTTGTCTCAACCTAATAATATATTAGGATTCAGCTATGTCAAAACCATTCTAGATCATAAATTAAATATTCTCCCACTAACCGTTCAGCGAAAACAAAGCGGGTATCATGATGAAACCATAAATCATAAAATCGCAAGTGCAACAAGCATACGTAAGTCAATCCTTCAGCATAATGGCTTGTCTGAAGAATCCAGAAAATCATTACCGCCAGAATCCATTGAAATCCTACAACGATATCATGATCTAACGGGCACTTGGCATGAATGGGAACTCTATTTCCCATTCATCCAATATAAAATAAACACTATGTCGTTTGAAGACCTGAAAGCTATACACGGTGTAGAAGAGGGATTAGAGTATCGTATTAAAAAAACAATAAATTCAGCTACAACATTTGAAGAATGGATGAAATTACTGAAATCTAAGCGTTACACATGGACCCGCTTACAGCGAATGATCAGCCATTTACTAACGAACACAAAAAAGCAAGAAGTTGAAAATATCACTAAAATAAATCAACCACCATATGTTAGAATATTAGGGATGACCGAGACAGGAAAAAGCTATTTACATCATATTAAATCCAAAATAGACGTACCTCTTATTAACCAACCCCAAAGAGGGAATCATATTTATTTAGATATTGAAGAAAAGTCAATAGATAGCTATTATTCTGTATTACACCCTAATCTTAAAAGGAATTTTCGCAATCGAGAATTCAAGCCACCTATATTACCTTATCATCTAGACCTATAA
- a CDS encoding SepM family pheromone-processing serine protease: protein MNQNKRYIFFGAIVAVLVFFLSFYRLPYYIYQPGSADDLNPVVQVENGFNSAGEMHLVTVRGGQATILQYGMAKLRPYYEIYEKEEIIPEGVSQNEYRHAQLQMMESSQEAATVVAYEAADKKMDIEYKGVYVMHVMADVPAKDVLKVGDRIIKVDDKDIQKSEDLLEYVKKKELGDEIKITFERNDETITETVEMVKHPEEDRAIIGITLVTDRDVVVEPPVKFKSGEIGGPSAGLMFSLEIYDQLTERDITKGYQLAGTGEMSYEGEVGRIGGIDKKVVAADKEGVDVFFAPNEEGAEGSNYKIAKQTAEDIGTDMKIVPVDTFEDALNYLEKLEAK from the coding sequence ATGAATCAGAATAAACGATATATATTTTTCGGGGCTATAGTTGCAGTGCTCGTCTTTTTCTTATCTTTCTATAGATTACCCTATTACATTTATCAACCAGGATCTGCTGATGATTTAAATCCGGTTGTTCAAGTAGAGAATGGATTTAACTCTGCAGGTGAGATGCACTTAGTAACTGTGAGGGGGGGGCAAGCTACCATATTACAGTATGGAATGGCAAAGCTTCGACCGTATTATGAAATTTATGAAAAAGAAGAAATTATCCCTGAAGGTGTAAGCCAAAACGAATACAGACATGCTCAGCTGCAAATGATGGAATCATCGCAGGAAGCGGCTACTGTAGTTGCCTATGAAGCGGCTGATAAAAAGATGGACATTGAATATAAAGGAGTGTATGTCATGCACGTCATGGCAGACGTTCCAGCAAAAGACGTTCTGAAGGTAGGAGATCGGATCATTAAAGTAGATGATAAAGATATCCAAAAATCAGAGGATTTATTGGAATATGTTAAGAAAAAGGAGTTAGGTGATGAAATCAAAATCACTTTTGAACGAAATGATGAAACCATAACAGAGACTGTAGAAATGGTGAAACATCCTGAAGAAGATCGTGCTATTATTGGTATTACTCTAGTCACAGATCGGGATGTTGTGGTTGAGCCACCTGTGAAATTTAAGAGTGGAGAAATTGGTGGGCCAAGTGCTGGTCTAATGTTTTCGTTAGAAATATATGATCAATTAACAGAACGGGACATTACAAAAGGGTATCAACTCGCTGGAACAGGTGAGATGTCTTATGAAGGAGAGGTAGGAAGAATTGGTGGCATCGATAAAAAGGTTGTTGCTGCTGATAAAGAGGGTGTAGATGTTTTCTTTGCTCCAAATGAAGAGGGAGCTGAAGGATCAAACTACAAGATAGCCAAACAGACTGCTGAAGACATTGGTACAGATATGAAAATTGTACCTGTTGATACATTTGAAGATGCATTGAATTATTTGGAAAAATTAGAGGCAAAATAA
- a CDS encoding patatin-like phospholipase family protein translates to MVKPTIGLALGSGGARGFAHLGVLKALKKANIPIDVVAGSSMGALVGSLYCAGQDLTHMHKLASTFKRKYYLDFTVPKMGFIQGNRIKEYIRIFTYRKNIEDLSTPLSIIATDLYTGEKVVFTKGNVADAVRASISIPGIFVPEKIGDRLFIDGGVVDRVPVSVVKQMGADIVIGVDCAHFKAQNEVSSIYDVIIQSIDIMQDEFIRQIKLDADIMLRPNVAQFSSRAFTDTEEIIKQGELEAEGHIDDILQCIHNWKEPKDESE, encoded by the coding sequence GTGGTAAAGCCAACAATTGGTTTAGCATTAGGTTCCGGTGGGGCAAGAGGCTTTGCTCATTTAGGTGTTTTAAAAGCGCTAAAAAAGGCAAACATCCCAATAGATGTAGTAGCTGGTAGCAGTATGGGAGCTTTGGTTGGGTCACTTTATTGCGCAGGGCAAGACCTGACACACATGCATAAGTTAGCAAGTACGTTCAAACGTAAATATTACTTAGACTTTACTGTTCCAAAAATGGGGTTTATTCAAGGCAACAGAATTAAAGAGTATATTCGCATATTTACGTATCGAAAAAATATAGAAGATTTGTCAACTCCTTTGTCGATTATAGCTACAGATTTATACACGGGAGAGAAAGTTGTGTTTACAAAAGGAAATGTAGCAGACGCTGTGAGAGCAAGCATTTCTATTCCGGGCATATTTGTCCCTGAAAAAATTGGAGATAGATTATTTATTGATGGAGGGGTTGTTGATCGGGTGCCTGTTTCGGTAGTAAAACAAATGGGTGCAGATATCGTAATTGGGGTAGATTGTGCACATTTTAAAGCGCAGAATGAAGTATCTTCCATTTATGATGTGATTATTCAAAGTATTGACATTATGCAAGATGAATTTATTAGGCAGATTAAACTCGATGCAGATATTATGTTACGTCCAAATGTTGCACAATTTAGTTCAAGAGCTTTTACAGATACAGAGGAAATTATTAAACAAGGTGAATTAGAAGCAGAAGGTCATATAGACGACATTTTACAATGCATACACAATTGGAAGGAGCCCAAGGATGAATCAGAATAA
- the ylbJ gene encoding sporulation integral membrane protein YlbJ → MKSQIKSIVLACMALFIASALIRYPDQSFEASIRGLNMWWEIVFPSLLPFFITAELLIGFGVVRFIGLLCEPIMRPIFKVPGVGSFVWAMGMASGYPSGAKLTARLRQERQLSQIEAERLVSFTNASNPLFIFGAISVGFFHNPTLGVLLAVSHYVGNALVGICMRFYGKSATETLERYRPTFSIRRALQSLHETRINDGRPFGKLFGDAVLTSIQTLLMIGGFIIIFSVFNKLLFLVGITPILASFLSIFFNMLSFPSELSIPFISGLFEITLGSQLTSQAERTTLLQQVICVSFILAFNGFSVQAQVASILSETDIRFAPYFFARLLHGVFAAILAFLLFKPLYVDRQAFEHHEAPVFLPKDTPSFWYDCFLWLTHYGPLITFLSLGLGVLILFRRILMKTSPFDQ, encoded by the coding sequence ATGAAATCACAAATTAAATCAATCGTACTTGCTTGTATGGCACTTTTCATAGCCTCTGCTTTGATTCGCTATCCTGATCAATCATTCGAGGCATCCATAAGGGGTTTAAACATGTGGTGGGAAATCGTATTCCCTTCTTTACTTCCTTTTTTTATAACTGCTGAATTATTAATTGGATTTGGAGTTGTTAGATTTATTGGTTTGCTATGTGAGCCTATTATGCGCCCCATATTCAAAGTACCTGGAGTCGGTAGTTTTGTCTGGGCTATGGGAATGGCAAGCGGTTACCCTTCAGGCGCAAAACTGACTGCACGATTAAGACAAGAAAGACAGCTCTCTCAAATTGAAGCAGAACGGCTTGTATCCTTTACGAATGCTTCAAATCCGTTATTTATATTTGGCGCTATCTCTGTTGGCTTCTTTCATAACCCAACATTAGGTGTACTTCTAGCTGTTAGTCATTACGTAGGTAATGCACTAGTAGGTATTTGTATGCGTTTTTATGGGAAGAGTGCGACAGAAACATTGGAACGATATCGCCCAACTTTTTCAATCAGACGAGCGCTTCAATCGTTACACGAAACGAGAATTAACGATGGGCGACCTTTTGGTAAATTATTTGGAGACGCAGTTCTTACCTCGATTCAAACTCTTTTAATGATAGGTGGATTTATTATCATCTTTTCTGTATTTAACAAGCTATTATTTCTAGTAGGCATCACACCAATTTTAGCCAGCTTTCTCAGTATATTTTTTAATATGTTAAGCTTTCCAAGTGAATTATCTATCCCGTTCATCTCTGGTTTATTTGAAATTACTTTAGGATCACAGTTAACTTCTCAAGCAGAACGTACCACATTACTTCAGCAAGTGATCTGCGTCAGTTTTATCCTTGCTTTTAATGGCTTTTCTGTACAAGCCCAAGTGGCTAGCATTTTATCCGAAACCGATATCCGTTTTGCGCCCTATTTTTTTGCAAGACTATTACATGGAGTGTTCGCTGCAATCTTAGCCTTCTTACTCTTCAAACCTCTTTATGTAGACCGACAAGCATTTGAACATCATGAGGCACCTGTATTCTTACCAAAAGATACACCTTCATTTTGGTATGATTGTTTCTTATGGTTAACACATTACGGACCACTCATTACATTTTTATCCTTAGGATTAGGAGTTCTCATTCTATTTAGAAGAATTCTGATGAAAACAAGCCCGTTTGATCAATAG
- the coaD gene encoding pantetheine-phosphate adenylyltransferase, translated as MSTLAICPGSFDPVTYGHLDIIERGAKVFDHVIVAVFNNRSKDPLFSVAERMSLLEEVTKEMDNVTIDSSSGLLMDYAAEKGANVIVRGLRAVSDFEYEMQITSMNRKLNEDIETFFVMTNNQYSFLSSSIVKEVSKYEGAVTDLVPQVVEEALKTKYTQQAR; from the coding sequence ATGTCCACATTAGCAATATGTCCTGGAAGCTTTGACCCTGTAACATATGGTCATTTAGATATTATTGAGAGAGGTGCTAAAGTATTTGATCATGTCATTGTAGCTGTATTTAATAATCGTTCGAAAGATCCATTATTTAGTGTTGCAGAAAGAATGTCTCTTCTTGAGGAAGTTACTAAAGAAATGGACAATGTGACGATTGATTCAAGTAGTGGATTATTGATGGATTATGCAGCAGAAAAAGGTGCAAATGTTATCGTAAGAGGTTTACGTGCGGTCAGTGATTTTGAATATGAGATGCAAATCACTTCGATGAATAGAAAGTTAAATGAGGATATTGAAACTTTTTTTGTAATGACAAATAATCAATATTCATTCTTAAGTTCTAGTATTGTAAAGGAAGTTTCCAAATACGAAGGCGCTGTTACAGACTTGGTCCCACAAGTTGTGGAAGAAGCACTGAAAACAAAATATACACAACAAGCCCGATGA
- the rsmD gene encoding 16S rRNA (guanine(966)-N(2))-methyltransferase RsmD — protein sequence MRIISGTYKGRSLRPVPHKSTRPTTDKVKEALFHMIGPYFQGGIGLDLFAGSGGLGIEGLSRGMERMIFVDKHPKAISTIYENIKSLDAENKVEIYRNDAFRALKAASKRGLQFDYIFLDPPYDKVSFEDLFEAIHGYNLLNENGLMICEHSADQSLPEKIGEFSQIRTETYSSIITISLYQY from the coding sequence ATGAGAATAATTTCGGGTACATATAAAGGGAGAAGTTTACGACCTGTTCCACATAAATCAACACGACCTACGACAGATAAAGTTAAAGAAGCTCTATTTCACATGATAGGGCCTTATTTCCAAGGCGGAATAGGTTTGGATTTATTTGCAGGTAGCGGAGGTCTTGGCATTGAAGGTTTGAGTCGTGGTATGGAGCGTATGATTTTTGTAGATAAACATCCGAAAGCGATTTCAACTATATATGAAAATATAAAATCTCTAGATGCAGAAAATAAAGTAGAGATTTATCGAAATGATGCATTTCGTGCATTGAAGGCCGCTAGTAAAAGAGGCCTCCAATTTGATTATATTTTTTTAGACCCACCTTATGACAAGGTATCATTTGAAGATTTATTTGAAGCTATTCACGGGTATAATCTTTTAAACGAGAATGGTTTGATGATTTGTGAACATTCAGCCGATCAATCACTTCCTGAGAAAATAGGTGAGTTTTCACAAATTAGAACAGAAACATATTCAAGTATTATTACGATTAGTCTTTACCAATACTAA
- a CDS encoding DUF7147 family protein encodes MIQRFIELGHGYSDIYELRTLGETMSHRVKHIFAFHTIIGEEKRSSVAIVMEPTQPGEFQPIYICREGIPYPHKKPNKRYDLIKQLAEELDKEVIELTVRPSNYFGETDIYYQHLTGILRMNNYIPPMK; translated from the coding sequence TTGATCCAACGTTTTATAGAGCTAGGACACGGTTATTCAGATATATACGAATTACGAACACTTGGAGAAACCATGTCACATCGAGTGAAGCACATATTTGCGTTTCATACTATAATTGGAGAAGAAAAACGTTCGTCCGTTGCCATCGTGATGGAACCAACACAACCAGGTGAATTCCAACCTATATATATTTGTCGGGAAGGGATCCCCTATCCACATAAAAAACCAAATAAGCGTTATGACTTGATCAAACAGTTAGCCGAAGAGTTAGATAAAGAAGTGATTGAACTAACAGTACGTCCAAGCAACTACTTTGGCGAAACTGACATATATTACCAACACTTGACTGGCATCTTAAGAATGAACAACTATATTCCACCAATGAAATAA
- a CDS encoding YlbG family protein, with protein sequence MFTNRQGLIIWFQHMKHVRHIKRYGHLVYVSKKLKYAMIYVNQDELEDTMNKLSRLNYISKVEPSYKPFIKTEYENSKPDKAKEYDYKYGSL encoded by the coding sequence ATGTTTACGAATAGACAAGGTTTAATCATCTGGTTTCAACATATGAAGCATGTAAGACATATTAAACGATATGGTCATCTCGTTTATGTTTCAAAAAAGTTGAAGTATGCCATGATATATGTGAATCAAGATGAATTAGAAGATACAATGAATAAATTATCCCGTTTAAATTATATTTCCAAAGTAGAACCCTCCTATAAACCCTTTATAAAAACGGAATACGAAAATTCAAAGCCGGATAAGGCTAAAGAATACGATTATAAATATGGAAGTTTATAA
- a CDS encoding YlbF family regulator, protein MIATSESVEILEQSEQLGQLILQSEVYEQYLQAKKDLEQNKEAQRLIKAFQDSKDQYEDVQRFGRYHPDYNQIMKAVREKKRDMDMNDIVAAYKVAERELQKLLDEVSQIVAESVSPQIKVPKDGLVFKETSHGDGCGSGGGCGCS, encoded by the coding sequence ATGATAGCCACTAGTGAATCTGTAGAAATTTTAGAACAAAGTGAACAATTGGGGCAACTGATATTGCAATCTGAAGTATATGAGCAATATTTACAGGCCAAGAAGGACCTTGAACAAAATAAAGAAGCACAACGCCTTATAAAAGCTTTTCAGGATAGCAAAGATCAATATGAGGATGTTCAACGTTTTGGTCGGTATCATCCTGACTATAATCAAATCATGAAGGCAGTCCGTGAGAAAAAGCGGGATATGGACATGAATGATATTGTTGCTGCATATAAGGTGGCTGAACGTGAACTTCAGAAACTTTTAGATGAAGTTAGTCAAATTGTCGCTGAAAGCGTAAGTCCACAAATAAAAGTCCCTAAAGATGGTTTAGTGTTTAAGGAAACAAGTCATGGGGATGGCTGTGGTAGTGGCGGAGGATGCGGTTGTTCTTAG
- a CDS encoding YlbE-like family protein: MQPGVYQYLESREDLRKFMRMNPKWYRRVTRDPSVLSQMEQESKYYFGKTTTQRIERFNNQLQMVQMLMQMAQAMKD; the protein is encoded by the coding sequence ATGCAACCAGGCGTATATCAGTATCTAGAAAGTCGTGAAGACTTACGCAAATTTATGAGGATGAATCCGAAATGGTATCGAAGAGTAACAAGAGACCCAAGCGTTTTAAGCCAAATGGAACAAGAGTCCAAGTATTACTTTGGGAAAACAACAACACAGCGAATAGAGCGTTTTAATAATCAGCTACAAATGGTGCAAATGCTCATGCAAATGGCGCAAGCTATGAAAGATTAA
- the ylbD gene encoding spore coat protein YlbD — protein MSSKELDPSVQQFKEFVTKYPKLMETVKKNGESWQPYYEKWVLLGEEDEYWKNFEGDENTSYTKKKAKDATHNDQSDEKKEEASEEDKSQLMGQLMGMIENVDLNKVQGHITQLNGAIQNIQTLVSQFQDMKKTTPNQSSSTSNRRSPFQFGRD, from the coding sequence ATGAGCTCAAAAGAATTAGATCCATCTGTACAACAATTTAAAGAATTTGTGACGAAGTACCCCAAGCTAATGGAAACGGTCAAAAAGAATGGTGAATCTTGGCAGCCATATTATGAAAAATGGGTATTGCTTGGTGAAGAGGATGAGTATTGGAAAAATTTTGAGGGTGATGAGAATACGTCCTATACGAAGAAAAAAGCAAAAGATGCTACTCATAACGATCAATCTGATGAGAAAAAGGAAGAAGCGTCTGAAGAAGACAAAAGTCAGTTGATGGGCCAATTAATGGGAATGATCGAAAACGTTGATTTAAACAAAGTGCAAGGTCATATTACGCAATTAAATGGTGCAATTCAAAATATTCAAACGTTAGTGTCACAATTCCAGGATATGAAAAAAACAACACCCAATCAATCAAGCTCGACTTCAAATCGTCGTTCCCCTTTTCAATTCGGACGTGACTAA
- a CDS encoding CAP domain-containing protein, with protein MKRLNILFLMIIAIIALYPFVKQEDKVMNDPPPIKEIPGSKTSTQEFENIDSSSTNENNSLGKGAFFNYMGMSEKEVVNQMGEPVRRDVTPYGYTWWIYKQENQYIQIGVEEGEVVTVYGVGPDLSIHPYSIGQNFEDIALQLDLKQEVQVSYEEGAYEFNLSNDDLEKRPLVEINEGQYMQLYFDQFKQELSSVRLLSSEVLLEHRPYEVYYRGELPDKPLILEQDWATIEEGMEKQIFDITNMIRERFSQKQVKWDEKVSSVAYGHSKDMAIHNYFSHISPKGESLKERLQAKEVRYFSAGENIAAQYPDAPSVVEGWLNSKGHREALLSDVYTHLGVGVYRYYYTQNFLEKAL; from the coding sequence ATGAAACGATTAAATATACTTTTTCTAATGATAATTGCCATAATAGCGTTGTATCCTTTTGTCAAACAAGAGGACAAGGTTATGAATGATCCTCCACCGATTAAAGAAATACCAGGTTCAAAAACATCAACACAAGAATTTGAAAATATTGATTCTTCTTCAACCAATGAAAACAATTCATTAGGTAAAGGAGCATTTTTCAATTATATGGGTATGTCCGAAAAGGAAGTTGTTAATCAGATGGGGGAACCAGTTAGAAGAGATGTAACCCCTTATGGATACACTTGGTGGATATATAAACAAGAGAATCAGTACATTCAAATTGGAGTGGAAGAAGGAGAAGTTGTGACTGTTTATGGAGTTGGTCCTGATCTATCTATACACCCATACTCTATAGGTCAAAATTTTGAAGATATAGCATTACAGTTGGATTTAAAGCAAGAAGTGCAAGTTTCTTATGAGGAGGGGGCTTATGAATTTAACTTGTCAAATGATGATCTAGAAAAGCGACCTTTAGTAGAAATTAATGAAGGGCAGTATATGCAATTATATTTTGATCAATTTAAGCAAGAGTTATCCTCTGTGAGGCTTTTATCCTCAGAAGTGTTGCTAGAACATCGACCTTATGAAGTATATTACAGAGGAGAACTTCCGGATAAACCTCTTATATTGGAACAAGACTGGGCGACAATTGAAGAAGGGATGGAAAAACAAATTTTTGATATTACTAATATGATTCGAGAACGGTTCTCTCAAAAACAGGTGAAATGGGATGAAAAGGTGTCTTCAGTAGCATATGGACATAGTAAAGACATGGCTATTCATAATTATTTCTCCCATATTTCCCCAAAAGGAGAAAGTCTTAAAGAAAGGTTACAAGCAAAGGAAGTACGGTATTTTTCAGCAGGTGAAAATATTGCTGCTCAATATCCAGATGCACCTTCTGTAGTTGAGGGGTGGTTAAACAGCAAAGGTCACAGGGAGGCGCTCTTAAGTGACGTGTACACTCATTTAGGTGTAGGAGTTTATCGCTATTATTACACTCAAAACTTCCTAGAAAAAGCGTTGTAG
- a CDS encoding CBS domain-containing protein, whose amino-acid sequence MKAIQDIMTKDVACCTSDDNLFEAATMMKQRNVGSVPVCDNDKNLLGMVTDRDLVIRGYAQKKSGSSTIQEVMSDKLTTCTPETSIEEASKIMSEKQIRRLPVVENGKLVGIVSLGDLSLEKYSNEAAGHALEEISERPEVH is encoded by the coding sequence ATGAAAGCTATTCAAGACATCATGACAAAAGATGTAGCGTGTTGTACATCGGATGATAACTTATTTGAAGCTGCAACTATGATGAAACAACGAAATGTAGGCTCTGTACCGGTCTGTGATAATGATAAAAATCTTCTAGGTATGGTTACCGACCGAGACCTTGTTATTCGTGGGTATGCTCAGAAGAAATCAGGTTCTTCTACAATTCAAGAAGTTATGAGTGATAAACTTACGACTTGTACACCTGAAACTTCTATTGAAGAAGCAAGTAAGATTATGTCCGAAAAACAAATTCGTCGCTTACCAGTAGTAGAGAATGGGAAGCTAGTTGGTATCGTTTCCCTAGGTGACTTATCTTTAGAAAAATATTCAAATGAAGCAGCTGGGCATGCACTAGAAGAAATATCAGAACGACCAGAAGTTCATTAA
- a CDS encoding YugN family protein: protein MKIDGVGLAGATLDLKKLDHLMDKAGFVRAGQWDYERVTYDYKLETATKGQTYYIRAQGHALEGDVDKGDAVITLMTPLIGLHYYPHGVEYGDGEEFPPSVVERANKLLERVKGLIDEFNGGRPPQAVLGELMEWAKENNDEALISKIKSLETYEKESSNSNE from the coding sequence ATGAAAATTGATGGAGTAGGTTTAGCAGGTGCAACACTTGATCTTAAAAAATTAGACCACCTAATGGACAAAGCTGGATTCGTCCGTGCCGGTCAATGGGATTATGAGCGAGTTACATATGATTATAAACTCGAGACTGCGACGAAGGGGCAAACGTATTATATTAGAGCACAAGGACATGCACTTGAAGGGGATGTTGATAAAGGGGATGCGGTCATAACATTAATGACTCCTCTTATTGGTTTACATTATTATCCGCATGGAGTTGAATATGGAGATGGTGAAGAATTTCCCCCTAGCGTTGTAGAGCGCGCCAATAAACTATTAGAACGTGTTAAAGGTCTCATTGATGAATTTAATGGTGGCAGACCTCCTCAAGCCGTTCTTGGAGAGCTTATGGAATGGGCAAAGGAAAATAATGATGAAGCATTAATATCGAAGATTAAGTCCCTAGAAACGTATGAGAAAGAGTCTTCCAATTCGAACGAGTAA